In Geomonas ferrireducens, one DNA window encodes the following:
- the ubiE gene encoding bifunctional demethylmenaquinone methyltransferase/2-methoxy-6-polyprenyl-1,4-benzoquinol methylase UbiE, whose protein sequence is MYALSEKGERIRAMFGSIAPRYDLLNRLLSLGIDRRWRRFAVGKIGVKGPGKVLDVATGTGDVALEIASQTPASVEIVGIDFTPEMIELGRVKVQQSRHAQRIQLQVAPCEDIPYEDGTFDAATISFGIRNVVDRIKGLTEMRRALKVGGKIVILEFSTPTLPVFKDLYHFYFLKVLPKIGGAFSRFSAYQYLPDSVLEFPSRDEFKGMMQQVGFKDVHHFDLTGGIATVYVGTK, encoded by the coding sequence ATGTACGCATTGTCGGAGAAGGGTGAACGAATTCGTGCCATGTTCGGGAGCATCGCCCCGCGCTACGATCTGTTGAACAGACTGCTGTCGCTTGGGATCGACCGGCGCTGGCGTCGCTTCGCGGTAGGCAAGATCGGTGTGAAGGGACCGGGCAAGGTTCTCGACGTCGCCACCGGCACCGGCGATGTCGCCCTGGAGATCGCCTCGCAGACCCCCGCCTCCGTCGAGATCGTCGGCATTGACTTCACCCCGGAGATGATCGAACTCGGGCGCGTCAAGGTGCAGCAGTCGCGCCACGCGCAGCGCATCCAGCTCCAGGTCGCCCCCTGCGAGGACATCCCGTACGAGGACGGCACCTTCGACGCCGCCACCATCTCTTTCGGCATCCGCAACGTCGTTGACCGCATCAAGGGGCTCACCGAGATGCGCCGCGCCCTCAAGGTGGGGGGCAAGATAGTCATCCTCGAGTTCTCCACGCCGACCCTGCCCGTTTTCAAGGATCTGTACCACTTCTACTTCCTTAAGGTGCTCCCGAAGATCGGCGGCGCCTTTTCCCGCTTCAGCGCCTACCAGTACCTCCCCGACTCCGTGCTGGAGTTCCCCTCCCGCGACGAGTTCAAGGGGATGATGCAACAGGTCGGGTTCAAGGACGTGCACCACTTCGACCTCACCGGCGGCATCGCCACGGTCTACGTCGGGACGAAATAA
- the cdaA gene encoding diadenylate cyclase CdaA has protein sequence MFPQIRPQDIADILIMTFLVYQLYSWFKNSKALQVVMGLMFLGVIYFVTKSLGLFMTSWILQELGTVLLVLLIVVFQAEIRQALYRLSLLRNLFEHQESTVRLDLLEFSATIFSLASQRTGALVVFQREELLDDLILHGVPMDSLVSGSLVASIFIPGAPLHDGAVLVKDGRVALASCHLPLSVSAEVPQHLGTRHRAALGLSERSDAAVVVVSEERGAVSLAVDGKLEAIHSQAQLHERLTSLLQPLSREAERVGITRRLFANFWPKVAIFCVVVASWFLITYRQGEILSVTAPVTFHNLPENLTLTRSYPDEIDLQLKTFSNLVGSPKNLDIVVDLDLAKVHEGTNTVQISKDQIKLPPGVVVVNLDRSLVRVTAEKKQPKASVRKR, from the coding sequence TTGTTCCCGCAAATCAGGCCCCAGGACATCGCTGACATCCTGATCATGACCTTCCTGGTCTATCAGCTCTACAGCTGGTTCAAAAACTCGAAAGCGCTTCAGGTCGTGATGGGGCTCATGTTTCTCGGTGTGATCTACTTCGTCACCAAGAGCCTCGGCCTCTTTATGACCAGTTGGATCCTGCAGGAGTTGGGGACCGTGCTCCTCGTCCTGCTGATCGTCGTTTTCCAGGCCGAGATCCGGCAGGCCCTTTACCGCCTGAGCCTTTTGCGCAACCTGTTCGAACACCAGGAGAGCACGGTCCGCCTGGACCTGCTGGAATTCTCCGCCACCATCTTCTCGCTCGCCTCGCAGCGCACCGGCGCCCTGGTCGTTTTCCAGCGTGAGGAACTCCTCGACGATCTCATCCTGCACGGCGTCCCCATGGACTCCCTGGTGAGCGGCTCCCTCGTGGCAAGTATCTTCATCCCCGGAGCGCCGCTGCACGACGGGGCGGTACTCGTCAAAGACGGCAGGGTGGCACTTGCCTCGTGCCACCTGCCGCTTTCGGTGAGCGCGGAAGTGCCTCAGCACCTGGGGACGCGGCATCGCGCCGCCTTAGGGCTGTCGGAGCGCTCGGACGCGGCGGTAGTGGTGGTTTCCGAGGAGCGCGGGGCGGTGTCTCTTGCCGTGGACGGGAAGCTCGAGGCGATACACTCGCAGGCGCAGCTGCACGAACGGCTCACCTCGCTGTTGCAGCCGCTGTCGCGCGAGGCGGAGCGGGTGGGGATCACGCGGCGGCTCTTCGCCAACTTCTGGCCCAAGGTAGCCATCTTCTGCGTCGTGGTGGCGAGCTGGTTTTTGATCACCTACCGTCAGGGAGAGATCCTGAGCGTCACCGCGCCGGTAACCTTCCACAACCTCCCGGAGAACCTGACCCTCACCCGCAGCTACCCCGACGAGATCGACCTGCAACTGAAGACCTTCTCCAATCTCGTCGGTTCCCCGAAGAATCTCGATATCGTGGTCGACCTGGACCTGGCCAAGGTGCACGAGGGGACCAACACCGTGCAGATCAGCAAGGACCAGATAAAGCTTCCGCCGGGGGTCGTGGTGGTGAACCTCGACCGGTCCCTGGTGCGCGTGACGGCCGAAAAGAAACAGCCCAAAGCGTCGGTTCGCAAGCGATAA
- a CDS encoding C40 family peptidase produces the protein MIRSLKLLTVCIIMLSLPSLAFAAKTHRVKKHETLYSLAKKYNVTVEELKAANNLVGNSVKPRVLLVIPPRSVSEGKSASAGDAKTYKVKKGETLTRIAKKTGVSVAELKRLNGLSSVRVKPGKMLVLRESAPAEEPKVKVAKKLQLRHPDLFNEKDYEQSLQELASLEPEQQVDLAKNAELKVDSLKELKKSAYGFLGTRYRFGGSSRSGIDCSSFVQHVFKELEVSLPRTAREQFEVGNAVAPGDLQRGDLIFFATYASYPSHVGIYLGNNKMIHASSRDRKVVISSLNTSYYRSRFLGAKRIAKVNPEVFRLDDLILGVEEDNSDNAMEEDGLSSN, from the coding sequence ATGATAAGAAGCCTGAAGCTCTTGACCGTGTGCATCATCATGCTCTCCCTCCCTTCGCTCGCCTTCGCCGCAAAGACCCATCGCGTAAAAAAGCACGAAACCCTATATTCGCTCGCCAAGAAATACAACGTCACCGTGGAAGAACTGAAGGCCGCCAACAACCTGGTGGGCAACAGCGTCAAGCCGCGCGTGCTCCTGGTCATCCCGCCGCGCTCCGTCTCTGAAGGCAAGAGCGCATCCGCCGGCGATGCCAAGACGTACAAGGTGAAAAAAGGCGAGACCCTCACCCGCATTGCCAAGAAGACCGGGGTTTCCGTTGCCGAACTGAAGAGGCTCAACGGCCTCAGCAGCGTGAGGGTGAAGCCTGGGAAGATGCTGGTACTCAGGGAAAGTGCGCCTGCGGAAGAGCCGAAGGTCAAGGTAGCAAAGAAGCTCCAGCTGCGTCATCCGGATCTCTTCAACGAAAAGGACTACGAGCAGAGCCTTCAGGAGCTGGCCTCGCTCGAACCCGAACAGCAGGTCGACCTCGCCAAGAACGCCGAGTTGAAGGTGGACAGCCTGAAAGAGCTGAAGAAGTCGGCCTACGGCTTCCTCGGCACCCGCTACCGCTTCGGCGGCAGCTCCCGCTCCGGCATCGACTGTTCCAGCTTCGTACAGCACGTCTTCAAGGAACTGGAAGTCTCTTTGCCGCGCACCGCGCGCGAGCAGTTCGAGGTCGGCAACGCCGTGGCGCCGGGGGACCTGCAGAGGGGGGACCTCATCTTCTTCGCCACCTACGCTTCGTATCCCTCCCATGTCGGTATCTACCTCGGTAACAACAAGATGATCCATGCCTCCTCGCGCGACCGCAAGGTGGTGATCTCCTCCCTCAATACCTCCTATTACCGCTCCCGTTTCCTGGGGGCCAAACGCATCGCCAAGGTGAACCCGGAAGTCTTCAGGCTCGACGACCTGATCCTCGGTGTCGAAGAGGACAACTCCGACAACGCCATGGAAGAGGACGGCCTCTCCAGCAACTAG
- a CDS encoding B12-binding domain-containing radical SAM protein: MKILLAYKCHPEGAADPYTSLLPVGLLSLSAVLKRAGHQVTLANFSSFSTEAVRALIRRLAPEMVGISQFTHNRSESVALARLVKEIQPRCFTLLGGPHATHAWQEQLERYPEIDAVVLGEGEETLLELVDARGEGRSLASVPGLAWREAGKPVRTAPRGAITDLDALPLAAEELGETVGVDLRRQLEFIITSRGCPASCLFCSSPLFWGRGVRFRSPESVVRELRMVKERYGLIYFSFRDDTFTANRSRVMEICRLIEEERLHILWNCQSRVNAVDEEMLVAMKRAGCECIQFGVESGSPEMLKALGKRILPTDVERAAAAVRRAGINLSVYLITGIPGEGDADLKETVRLIERIKPQDGQVSPLVYYPGTELLMRAVRQREVSEHLFEEREGEGFLVRRDPFVERSREAMLKALEKAGEKAPFTRAEFAAQRKVVGYSFVTEMLEAEALEQEGGWDGAKTIYRGMVRKEPDNPWGWLQLGALQGREGDLGGALRCYGKLAQLVPRHLPAWLALGELALAAGDREAASKHYARALELAPEDEAALEGAALAARGHGGKRGKRKQ; encoded by the coding sequence ATGAAGATACTCCTCGCCTATAAATGCCATCCCGAAGGGGCTGCCGACCCGTACACCTCGCTTCTGCCGGTGGGGCTTCTCTCCCTGAGCGCCGTCTTGAAGCGCGCCGGCCACCAGGTCACCCTGGCCAACTTCTCCTCCTTCTCCACCGAAGCTGTCCGCGCATTGATCCGCCGGCTCGCCCCGGAGATGGTCGGCATCTCCCAGTTCACCCACAACAGGAGCGAATCGGTAGCGCTTGCACGGCTGGTGAAGGAGATCCAGCCCAGGTGTTTCACCCTGCTCGGCGGGCCGCATGCGACGCACGCGTGGCAGGAACAGCTGGAGCGGTACCCTGAGATCGACGCCGTCGTGCTCGGGGAAGGGGAGGAGACCCTGCTCGAGCTCGTGGATGCCCGCGGTGAGGGAAGAAGTCTCGCCTCGGTTCCCGGCCTCGCCTGGCGCGAAGCGGGCAAGCCGGTCCGGACCGCGCCGCGCGGGGCGATCACCGACCTGGACGCGCTCCCTCTGGCCGCGGAAGAGCTTGGTGAAACGGTCGGCGTCGACTTAAGGCGCCAGCTCGAGTTCATCATCACCTCGCGCGGCTGTCCGGCGAGCTGCCTGTTCTGCTCCTCACCCCTTTTCTGGGGGCGCGGCGTGCGCTTTCGCTCCCCCGAGTCGGTGGTACGCGAGCTGCGCATGGTCAAAGAGCGTTACGGCCTCATCTACTTCTCCTTCCGTGACGACACCTTCACGGCCAACCGTTCGCGCGTCATGGAGATCTGCCGGCTCATCGAGGAGGAGCGCCTGCACATCCTCTGGAACTGCCAGTCGCGGGTCAACGCGGTGGACGAGGAGATGCTCGTCGCCATGAAGCGCGCCGGGTGCGAATGCATCCAGTTCGGCGTGGAATCCGGTTCCCCGGAGATGCTTAAGGCGCTCGGGAAAAGGATCCTACCGACCGACGTGGAGCGTGCCGCGGCGGCGGTGCGTCGTGCGGGGATCAACCTCTCGGTCTACCTCATCACCGGAATACCGGGCGAGGGGGACGCCGATCTGAAGGAGACGGTGCGGCTCATCGAGCGGATCAAGCCCCAGGACGGGCAGGTCTCCCCGCTTGTCTACTATCCGGGGACGGAGCTTCTCATGCGCGCCGTGCGGCAGCGCGAGGTCTCCGAGCACCTCTTCGAGGAGCGGGAAGGGGAAGGCTTTCTGGTGCGCCGGGACCCCTTCGTTGAGCGCTCCCGGGAGGCGATGCTGAAGGCGCTGGAAAAGGCCGGGGAAAAGGCCCCCTTTACCCGTGCGGAATTCGCGGCGCAACGCAAGGTGGTCGGGTACTCCTTCGTGACCGAGATGCTGGAGGCCGAGGCGCTGGAGCAGGAGGGGGGCTGGGACGGGGCGAAAACGATCTACCGCGGCATGGTACGCAAGGAGCCGGACAACCCGTGGGGATGGCTGCAACTTGGTGCCCTGCAGGGAAGGGAAGGGGATCTGGGGGGGGCGCTGCGCTGCTACGGAAAGCTGGCGCAACTGGTCCCCCGGCATCTGCCCGCCTGGCTCGCCCTGGGGGAGCTGGCGCTCGCGGCAGGCGACAGGGAGGCTGCGTCCAAACACTACGCCAGGGCCCTGGAACTTGCACCGGAGGACGAGGCCGCGCTGGAGGGGGCGGCGCTTGCGGCGCGAGGGCATGGCGGAAAACGCGGAAAACGGAAACAATAA
- a CDS encoding class I SAM-dependent methyltransferase codes for MESDRIKWDERYSGTEHFFSFGPSRLLAKSLEQILTLVPGRRALDLACGEGRNAIFLAQHGFRACGVDISPKGLERGVRRAAEVGVTVEFVEADLDLWRPSESYDLILNFNFLMRELIPSLMTALTPGGVLLMETILDAPGMPGEHRKDFLLQPGELERIFGAYPGKVLLLEEDVDAPEMPVARVMFQKEG; via the coding sequence ATGGAGTCAGATCGTATCAAGTGGGACGAGCGTTACAGCGGGACGGAGCATTTCTTTTCTTTTGGTCCGTCGCGGCTTCTGGCGAAGAGCTTGGAGCAGATCCTTACCCTGGTGCCGGGGAGGCGCGCCCTCGACCTTGCCTGCGGAGAGGGGCGTAACGCCATCTTCCTTGCCCAGCACGGTTTCCGGGCCTGCGGCGTGGATATCTCTCCCAAGGGGCTGGAGCGGGGCGTGCGCCGTGCGGCCGAGGTCGGGGTCACGGTGGAGTTTGTCGAGGCGGACCTTGACCTGTGGCGCCCGAGCGAGAGCTACGACCTGATCCTCAACTTCAACTTCCTGATGCGGGAACTGATCCCGAGCCTCATGACTGCGCTGACGCCGGGTGGCGTGCTTTTGATGGAGACCATCCTGGACGCGCCCGGGATGCCGGGAGAACACCGGAAGGATTTCTTGTTGCAGCCGGGGGAGCTCGAGCGGATCTTCGGGGCCTATCCGGGGAAGGTGCTGCTGCTTGAGGAGGATGTGGACGCCCCCGAGATGCCGGTGGCGCGGGTGATGTTTCAGAAGGAAGGTTAA
- a CDS encoding OmpP1/FadL family transporter yields the protein MRKWLLCALLLCTGLSHGRLCQGAGFKVSEQGARAMGMANAFAAQASDPSALYFNPAGIAFLPGIQVNLGALGIIVPQTEFKGTTPLSGTPPLDTGTTSVTERSRRDIFIAPTVYATYSPDNLPVSFGIAVNSMYPLSKTWDDSSVFRNQVQIASIKPINIQPTAAYRFDDLNLAVAAGLDVTYAVVSLQKALYSPAIDPSAPAPPFGAYELGSMGVDGTATDLGYNLGILWKPRSEVSLGIAYRSKITLHIDGEANFLATTPTGLGAIGLTDTAVFPYTRARASSSASTTITLPDTLDLAVAWRPTDRVTLEFDATRTGWSSFDKLLIDFQSAEFAAFNDQPDPRNWRDVWSYKFGGEYRVTPRFALRAGYSFDNTPVPGGTVDPLLPDADRHSFSIGTGIGNALATLDLAYMWVHFVDRKVQNQDMANLRGANGTFKSDAYLLAANLNLTF from the coding sequence ATGAGAAAATGGCTTCTGTGTGCTCTGCTGCTCTGTACCGGTTTGTCTCATGGCAGGTTGTGCCAAGGCGCGGGATTCAAAGTGAGCGAGCAGGGGGCCAGGGCCATGGGGATGGCGAACGCCTTCGCCGCGCAGGCGAGCGACCCGAGCGCCCTCTACTTCAACCCGGCGGGGATCGCCTTCCTGCCCGGAATACAGGTGAACCTCGGTGCCTTGGGGATCATCGTCCCGCAGACCGAGTTCAAGGGGACCACGCCGCTCTCCGGCACCCCGCCCCTCGACACCGGCACCACTTCCGTCACCGAGCGCTCCCGGCGAGACATCTTCATCGCCCCAACCGTCTACGCCACCTACTCCCCCGACAACCTCCCCGTCTCCTTCGGCATCGCCGTCAACTCCATGTACCCGCTTTCGAAGACCTGGGATGACTCTAGTGTCTTCCGCAACCAAGTGCAGATCGCGTCGATCAAGCCGATCAACATACAGCCGACCGCAGCGTACCGCTTCGACGACCTGAACCTCGCCGTGGCGGCGGGACTCGACGTCACCTACGCCGTCGTTTCACTGCAAAAGGCGCTCTACAGCCCGGCGATCGACCCGTCCGCGCCGGCGCCCCCTTTCGGCGCCTACGAGCTCGGCTCCATGGGGGTCGACGGCACAGCAACAGACCTCGGCTACAACCTGGGCATTCTCTGGAAACCGCGCTCCGAGGTAAGTCTGGGGATCGCCTACCGCAGCAAGATCACCCTCCATATCGACGGCGAGGCGAACTTCCTCGCCACCACGCCGACGGGCCTTGGCGCCATCGGCCTTACCGACACCGCCGTCTTCCCCTACACGCGCGCCAGGGCAAGCAGCAGCGCCTCCACAACGATCACCCTCCCCGACACCCTCGACCTCGCCGTCGCCTGGCGCCCCACCGACCGGGTCACCCTCGAATTCGACGCGACCCGCACTGGCTGGAGCAGTTTCGACAAGCTCCTCATCGATTTTCAATCCGCAGAGTTCGCCGCCTTCAACGACCAGCCCGATCCCAGGAACTGGCGCGACGTTTGGAGCTACAAGTTCGGCGGCGAGTACCGGGTCACCCCGCGCTTCGCCCTGCGCGCCGGCTACAGCTTCGACAACACCCCGGTCCCCGGTGGGACCGTCGACCCGCTGCTCCCCGACGCGGACCGGCACAGCTTCTCCATCGGCACCGGCATCGGCAATGCGCTCGCCACCCTAGACCTCGCCTACATGTGGGTGCACTTCGTCGACCGCAAGGTGCAAAACCAGGACATGGCCAACCTGAGGGGTGCTAACGGCACGTTCAAGAGCGACGCCTACCTCCTCGCCGCGAACCTGAACCTTACCTTCTAG